The DNA sequence CCTTGATGTTCTGGATTTGTTGGACCATGTAAACTTAAAACTGGAGTTCCTACTGCCGTAGATATGTGCATTGGCCCACTATCATTTGCAATTAAAATACTACAATTTTTAATGAGAGCAGCCATCTCTCTTATTGTTGAGGGCGGAGCAAGTATAGATTTTTCTACTAAATTGTTTATTATGAGAGCATCATTTTTATCTTCGGGACCCCAGAGAATTAAAATACTGCAATTATATTTGTCTTTTAATGCATTAGCAAATTCAGCAAATTTTTCTGGATCACATTTCTTTGATTGCCATCCTCCAGATGGTGATATACCAATAACAAATTTTCCTTTAAGATTTTGAGATTCAAAAAATTCATCAGCAAATTTTTGATCTTTGTCTGATATATAAAAATGTAAATTAGAAAATTTTGTAACAATACCAATTCCTTCGAGTAATTTTAAATGCAATATCGCTGAATGATATTTTCCTCTTTCATTAGGACCAAATAAATTATATGCATATTTTCTGCCTCTATAAGGAAATCCAACTCTATATTTTGCTCTGCTAAAAAATGTTATTAATGCTGTGGAAGGATTAGAAAAAAAATCAAATACAACATCATAGTTTTCTCTAAATATTTTATATATCAATGTTAATCTTTCTAATAAATTATTTCTTGGAAATAAAATTACAGAATTTATCTGAGGGAGGCCTTCAAGTCCAGGTTTTCCCGCTGGATCTGTTAAGTAATCAATTTTTGCATCAGGAAAGTGTTGTTTCAAGTTATCAAGAATTATAGTTGAAAGAACTATATCGCCTATGCCCCTTAATTTTATAACGAGAATTTTTTTTATGCTTTTATCAATCATAATTATTCTGTAATTAATACACAATTTGCCGGTATTTCAGGTTTTACAATTATAACATCTTCTTTTAATAAAGAAACCTGTCCAGGTTCCATTCCTTTTCTTTTAACTACATACTTCTTAAGAGTATAGCTTACCGGAGCTAAACCAGATGTTCGAGCTTTACTATAATAAGCAGCAATGGATGCTGATTTTTCTATAATTTTTTTAGGAATTGATTCCTTAGAATTTTCTACTCTTAATACAACATGAGAACCTTTAACAGAACGAGCATGAAACCAATAATCATTTGGTTTAGCAAACTTTAAAGTTAGTTCATCATTATTATAGCTATCTTTTCCAACAAACAAATGATATTTATTTTCAATTATGTAATGTCGAAAATTAATTTTTGAGTTTTCACTTTTTTCAAGAGTCATTTGTTTTACTTTTAATTCTTTTTTCATTTTCAATAATTCTTCATCATCTAAAT is a window from the Rosettibacter firmus genome containing:
- a CDS encoding glycosyltransferase family 9 protein; amino-acid sequence: MIDKSIKKILVIKLRGIGDIVLSTIILDNLKQHFPDAKIDYLTDPAGKPGLEGLPQINSVILFPRNNLLERLTLIYKIFRENYDVVFDFFSNPSTALITFFSRAKYRVGFPYRGRKYAYNLFGPNERGKYHSAILHLKLLEGIGIVTKFSNLHFYISDKDQKFADEFFESQNLKGKFVIGISPSGGWQSKKCDPEKFAEFANALKDKYNCSILILWGPEDKNDALIINNLVEKSILAPPSTIREMAALIKNCSILIANDSGPMHISTAVGTPVLSLHGPTNPEHQGPFGDNHEYIILDDLDCIKCNLLVCPYEHECFKNINVDLVLDKINNIIKRNKIEI